A genomic segment from Gilvibacter sp. SZ-19 encodes:
- a CDS encoding MATE family efflux transporter: MANRKSKALGTAPISKLLIQQAVPASIGILVMSLNMIVDTIFVGRWIGPLAISAITVVIPVTFFIAAIGLAVGIGGGSVLSRALGAGDNEKALKVFGNQITLTFFTSGILAILGLVFQDYLIGFFGAGESFKELALTYYNIVLYGIVMLAMCMMGNNVIRAEGKPKFAMYAMMLPAVGNIFMDWLLIRVFDMGMEGAAWATFISYAICFGFILWFFVVKSELRIKWSSFFLQRNIVNEINALSFVTLSRQGVIAVLTILLNNVLIRYGDDLDVAVYGIISRMLMFALFPVIGVNQGFLPIAGYNYGAQKFERVRESINTSIKYSGALAVLIFAIIMTFPTEIVTVFIGNGTNADAQTALNNAEILERTPNALRWVFAATPIIVVQLIGASYFQAIGKAVPALLLSLTKQGFFLIPLILILPTYLGVFGVWISFPIADILATVVTGYFLHAAVRKMRDSA; encoded by the coding sequence ATGGCTAACAGAAAATCCAAAGCGCTGGGCACAGCCCCTATTAGTAAGTTGCTGATACAACAGGCGGTTCCGGCTTCTATTGGTATTTTGGTGATGTCCTTGAACATGATAGTCGATACCATTTTTGTGGGTCGATGGATAGGACCATTAGCCATTTCTGCAATCACCGTTGTTATACCAGTTACCTTTTTTATAGCAGCTATTGGTTTGGCTGTTGGGATTGGTGGCGGATCTGTTTTGTCAAGAGCTCTTGGAGCTGGAGACAATGAAAAGGCTTTAAAGGTCTTTGGGAATCAGATCACCTTGACCTTTTTCACTTCTGGGATATTGGCCATACTCGGTCTTGTTTTTCAGGATTATCTCATTGGTTTCTTTGGGGCGGGAGAATCTTTTAAAGAGCTAGCGCTTACTTATTACAATATCGTGTTGTATGGGATCGTGATGTTGGCCATGTGTATGATGGGCAACAATGTGATCCGTGCAGAAGGCAAGCCCAAGTTTGCCATGTATGCCATGATGTTACCCGCAGTTGGAAACATCTTTATGGACTGGCTGCTTATTCGCGTTTTCGATATGGGGATGGAAGGTGCAGCTTGGGCCACATTTATCAGTTATGCGATCTGTTTTGGGTTCATTCTCTGGTTCTTTGTAGTAAAAAGTGAGCTGCGAATAAAATGGAGTTCCTTTTTCTTGCAACGCAATATTGTTAACGAGATCAATGCCTTGAGTTTTGTGACGCTCTCCAGACAAGGCGTTATTGCTGTCTTGACCATACTTTTAAACAATGTACTTATCCGTTATGGCGATGATTTGGATGTGGCTGTTTACGGAATAATCTCGCGCATGCTTATGTTTGCGCTCTTTCCTGTTATTGGTGTTAACCAAGGATTTTTACCCATTGCGGGCTACAATTATGGCGCGCAAAAATTCGAGAGAGTTCGAGAATCTATTAATACCTCTATCAAATATTCTGGGGCCTTAGCTGTGCTCATATTTGCGATTATAATGACCTTTCCAACAGAGATCGTAACCGTTTTCATTGGTAACGGAACAAATGCCGATGCCCAAACAGCTTTGAACAATGCGGAGATCTTAGAAAGAACTCCAAACGCCTTGCGCTGGGTGTTTGCAGCAACTCCGATCATTGTAGTGCAACTCATTGGCGCAAGCTACTTTCAGGCAATTGGAAAAGCAGTACCTGCTCTCTTATTGAGCCTCACTAAACAGGGCTTTTTCCTAATCCCATTGATCTTGATCCTACCTACCTATTTGGGGGTATTTGGCGTTTGGATATCCTTTCCAATAGCCGATATATTGGCTACTGTGGTCACGGGCTATTTCTTGCATGCCGCCGTACGGAAAATGCGAGATTCGGCCTAA
- the hemH gene encoding ferrochelatase translates to MSKKGVLMVNLGSPDSTDPKDVKRYLDEFLMDPRVIDVPRWARILLVRGIILNTRPKKSAEAYAKIWWEEGSPLIVLSERLQVKVQDHLNIPVALAMRYGSMTIKDGMQQLVDQGVDEVLVIPLYPQFAMATTETITVKVEELRQEHFPNLQVDTLDPFYNDKRYIKVLAESIKKGLEGSDYEHLLFSYHGVPERHIRKSDPTNSHCKIDGSCCKTPSAAHAFCYRHQCYETTRQVAEYLGLKEDAYTTTFQSRLGFDPWLQPYTDRTIEKMGLAGTKKMAIVTPAFVSDCLETLEEIAMEGEEIFHEVGGEDFTVIPCLNDNDDWAKLLADWIEHWRIADLKTAIA, encoded by the coding sequence ATGAGCAAGAAAGGTGTTTTAATGGTGAATCTAGGGTCCCCAGATAGTACAGACCCTAAAGATGTAAAGCGATATTTGGACGAGTTTTTAATGGATCCACGAGTGATAGACGTTCCGCGTTGGGCTCGAATTCTTTTGGTACGTGGAATTATACTCAATACCCGACCTAAAAAATCCGCAGAAGCGTATGCTAAGATCTGGTGGGAAGAAGGTTCGCCCCTCATAGTGCTTTCCGAACGCCTACAGGTCAAAGTTCAAGACCATTTGAATATTCCTGTTGCTCTAGCCATGCGATACGGAAGTATGACCATAAAAGACGGCATGCAACAATTGGTGGATCAAGGTGTGGACGAGGTTTTGGTGATTCCGCTTTATCCGCAGTTTGCCATGGCAACTACAGAAACTATTACGGTTAAGGTAGAGGAGCTGCGTCAGGAACATTTTCCGAATTTACAAGTGGACACTTTAGACCCTTTTTACAACGACAAGCGCTATATCAAAGTCTTGGCGGAATCCATTAAAAAGGGCTTAGAAGGCAGTGACTATGAGCATCTGCTATTTAGTTATCACGGAGTTCCGGAGAGACATATTCGCAAGAGCGACCCGACAAATTCACATTGTAAAATAGACGGTAGTTGTTGTAAGACACCAAGTGCTGCACATGCCTTTTGTTACCGTCACCAGTGCTATGAAACTACCAGACAGGTCGCGGAATATCTAGGTCTTAAAGAAGATGCCTACACCACTACTTTTCAATCCAGATTAGGTTTTGACCCCTGGTTGCAACCCTACACCGATAGAACCATAGAGAAAATGGGCTTGGCAGGGACCAAGAAAATGGCCATTGTGACTCCTGCTTTTGTAAGTGATTGTTTGGAAACCTTAGAAGAGATCGCCATGGAAGGCGAGGAGATCTTCCACGAAGTAGGCGGCGAGGATTTTACTGTAATTCCCTGTTTGAATGACAACGACGACTGGGCCAAACTCTTGGCCGACTGGATAGAACATTGGCGCATAGCCGATCTAAAAACTGCTATCGCCTAG
- a CDS encoding AraC family transcriptional regulator → MEKSVANGIYEQTGIDPGFYILEFLNEEDANAFYSREVRQDCLQFHFCVKGSGFFQFNNNTYTFPASEGKAILLYNPKKELPINLTLNANSWLLSIIVPISKLHSFFSNEANYITFLSEENSKQKYYQETLITPSMAVALNQLLQFNLHPSVKPLYFKAKAYELLSLYFNKPEELDIAQCPFLASEANVNKIKQAKEIIIKRMAEPPSLQELADEVQMPINRLKEGFKQIYGDSVFSFLLEYKMEVARQLLASGTLNVNEVGLKLGYSTASHFIAAFKKRYGTTPKKFTMGQTV, encoded by the coding sequence ATGGAAAAAAGTGTCGCTAACGGCATTTATGAGCAAACAGGTATAGATCCAGGTTTTTATATTCTGGAATTCCTGAATGAAGAAGATGCTAATGCATTCTATAGCAGAGAAGTACGCCAAGACTGTTTGCAGTTTCACTTCTGTGTAAAAGGGAGCGGGTTTTTTCAGTTCAACAACAATACCTATACTTTTCCTGCATCAGAGGGAAAAGCGATCCTGCTTTATAATCCAAAAAAGGAATTGCCTATTAACCTAACCTTGAATGCGAATTCTTGGTTGCTTTCTATAATTGTTCCTATTTCTAAGCTGCATAGTTTCTTTTCTAACGAGGCAAATTATATCACTTTTCTCTCCGAAGAGAACAGCAAGCAGAAATACTATCAAGAGACCTTGATCACTCCTTCTATGGCGGTTGCCTTGAATCAGTTGTTGCAATTCAATCTGCATCCGAGTGTAAAGCCTCTATATTTTAAGGCTAAGGCCTATGAACTTTTGAGTTTGTATTTCAACAAGCCAGAGGAATTGGATATTGCACAATGTCCTTTTTTGGCAAGTGAGGCTAATGTGAATAAGATCAAGCAGGCTAAAGAGATCATTATAAAGCGAATGGCCGAACCCCCGAGTTTGCAGGAATTAGCAGATGAGGTTCAAATGCCCATCAATAGATTGAAAGAAGGTTTTAAACAGATCTATGGAGATTCTGTGTTTAGCTTTTTGTTGGAGTATAAAATGGAAGTAGCACGGCAATTATTGGCGTCAGGGACGCTTAATGTCAACGAGGTTGGCCTAAAATTGGGCTATAGCACTGCTTCACATTTTATAGCGGCTTTTAAGAAGCGCTACGGAACCACTCCGAAGAAGTTTACCATGGGTCAAACAGTATAA
- the hemA gene encoding glutamyl-tRNA reductase, with protein MSKNTPKTNTAVADSRFMVIGLNYQKADAETRGHFSVSPEAQLALLNDAKAQGVSALSVISTCNRTEIYGFARSADQLIDLLCSHTAGNKKEFLAASYIHTGNDAIRHLFRVGTGLDSQILGDFEIISQLRRSFKQAKNQGLLNPFMERLINEVIRASKRIKNETALSSGATSVSFAAVQYILARVPYVTNKNILLFGTGKIGRNTCENLIKHTRNDHITLINRTRSKAEKIAGKFNLIVSDYANLQSEIAQADILIVATGAQMPTVSNALLHLKKPLLILDLSIPKNVAQDVENNPLVHLVHLDQLSKIADDTLSERALQVPKAYKIIESIEAEFYEWVEKRKFAPTLRALKQQLNLYAAAEIDNQRKKLSDFNEQQAQILTDRIVQKITTQVANHLNQMDTAEADQHELIRKVFNLQTEQ; from the coding sequence ATGAGCAAGAACACCCCAAAAACAAATACGGCTGTTGCCGATTCAAGATTCATGGTCATCGGGCTGAATTATCAGAAGGCCGATGCCGAGACTCGTGGACACTTTAGCGTGAGTCCGGAGGCCCAATTGGCGCTTCTAAATGACGCTAAAGCCCAAGGTGTTTCTGCCTTGAGCGTTATCTCTACTTGTAATAGAACCGAGATCTACGGCTTTGCGAGATCTGCAGATCAACTCATTGACCTGCTTTGCTCACATACTGCCGGAAACAAAAAGGAATTTTTGGCGGCATCTTACATTCACACGGGTAATGATGCAATAAGACATTTGTTTCGAGTAGGAACAGGTCTCGATTCTCAAATTCTTGGAGACTTTGAGATCATAAGTCAACTCAGACGTTCCTTTAAGCAAGCCAAGAACCAAGGCTTGCTCAATCCGTTTATGGAAAGGCTCATCAATGAGGTGATCCGCGCGAGCAAGCGAATTAAGAACGAAACAGCTTTATCTAGCGGAGCTACCTCGGTTAGCTTTGCAGCCGTGCAATACATTTTGGCCAGAGTGCCTTATGTAACTAATAAAAATATTTTGCTATTCGGTACTGGTAAGATAGGTCGTAACACTTGTGAAAACCTCATCAAACATACCCGAAACGATCACATTACCTTGATTAATCGCACCAGATCCAAGGCAGAAAAAATTGCAGGTAAGTTCAACCTAATCGTTTCAGATTATGCCAATCTCCAGTCCGAAATAGCACAGGCAGATATTCTAATTGTCGCTACTGGAGCACAAATGCCAACTGTTTCTAACGCTTTGTTGCATTTGAAAAAACCACTTTTGATCTTAGATCTCTCGATTCCGAAAAACGTGGCTCAAGATGTGGAGAACAACCCATTGGTACACCTAGTACATTTAGATCAGCTCAGTAAGATCGCAGACGACACACTTTCGGAGCGCGCCCTTCAAGTTCCTAAAGCGTACAAGATCATTGAGAGCATTGAAGCCGAATTCTACGAGTGGGTAGAAAAAAGAAAATTTGCTCCTACGCTGCGCGCCTTAAAACAACAGCTGAATTTATACGCTGCTGCGGAGATAGACAATCAGCGTAAAAAATTAAGCGACTTCAACGAACAACAAGCGCAGATCCTTACAGACAGGATCGTTCAGAAAATCACCACACAGGTGGCTAACCACCTCAACCAAATGGACACCGCAGAGGCCGATCAGCATGAACTGATCCGCAAAGTGTTCAACTTGCAAACCGAACAATAA
- the hemC gene encoding hydroxymethylbilane synthase translates to MKAAIRIGTRQSPLALWQANKVKSLLEEQGHTCVLVPINSQGDLNLEQPLYELGVVGVFTKTLDAALLADKIDLAVHSMKDMPTALPQGIALAAVLARADSHDILVHKGTDFLNGPGTIATGSLRRKAQWLHKYPQHEVVGLRGNVQTRLQKLQDNAWNGAIFAKAGLQRVDLLPTNYQQLDWMIPAPAQGAVAVVAKQKDGQLLKQCEAIADKQTTICTTVERQFLRTLEGGCTAPIGAFAKIENEQLHFKGCLHSLDGQEALYIERSVPTREANGLGEKLAKELLDQGGAALMEQIRKEL, encoded by the coding sequence ATGAAGGCTGCTATTCGTATTGGAACCCGTCAAAGTCCGTTAGCACTTTGGCAAGCCAACAAGGTAAAATCTCTTTTAGAGGAGCAAGGTCATACTTGTGTTTTAGTGCCAATCAATTCTCAGGGCGACCTGAACCTAGAACAGCCATTGTACGAATTGGGTGTGGTAGGCGTTTTTACCAAAACCTTAGATGCTGCCCTTTTAGCCGATAAGATCGATCTGGCCGTACATTCCATGAAAGATATGCCGACAGCCTTACCTCAAGGTATTGCATTAGCCGCCGTGTTAGCTCGAGCCGATTCGCATGATATTCTGGTACATAAAGGCACTGATTTTCTAAACGGGCCCGGTACAATCGCCACCGGATCCCTTAGACGAAAGGCACAATGGTTACATAAATATCCGCAACATGAGGTGGTCGGATTACGCGGAAACGTGCAAACTCGCTTACAAAAGTTACAAGACAACGCTTGGAATGGTGCCATTTTTGCCAAAGCTGGTCTACAACGCGTAGATTTGCTTCCAACTAATTACCAGCAGTTAGATTGGATGATCCCTGCTCCTGCTCAAGGTGCAGTAGCCGTTGTTGCCAAGCAAAAAGATGGTCAGCTGCTAAAGCAGTGTGAAGCCATTGCAGATAAGCAAACAACGATTTGTACAACTGTAGAACGCCAATTCTTAAGAACTCTAGAAGGCGGCTGTACCGCTCCAATAGGGGCTTTTGCGAAAATTGAGAACGAACAACTTCACTTTAAAGGCTGCTTACACAGTCTCGACGGACAAGAAGCTTTGTATATAGAACGCAGCGTTCCCACAAGAGAAGCAAATGGTCTTGGTGAAAAATTGGCCAAAGAGCTACTCGATCAAGGTGGTGCAGCCTTGATGGAACAAATCAGAAAGGAATTATGA
- a CDS encoding uroporphyrinogen-III synthase gives MKLLSTKILSEEQVSRLTQAGFEVSHYDSLTIALLDFEIPEAATHCIFSSQNAAKAFVENNPGIKQYEVYCVGEKAALLLEENEQKVLEIGQNAADLAQKIIKNHKNEQFYYFSGNLRRPELPQMLAQNQVVFHEVPAYETQLNYPAFESTFETVLYYSPTGVQSYHKNNQNTNYTAICIGETTRSEAVKFTTHTATALHTTVDGVLDAAIQHLEKA, from the coding sequence ATGAAACTGCTATCGACCAAAATATTGAGCGAAGAGCAAGTTTCAAGACTTACTCAAGCTGGATTTGAAGTTAGTCATTATGACAGCCTAACTATCGCTTTATTGGATTTCGAGATTCCAGAGGCGGCTACTCACTGCATATTCAGTTCCCAAAATGCCGCAAAAGCATTTGTTGAGAACAACCCGGGCATTAAACAATATGAGGTGTATTGTGTGGGCGAAAAAGCCGCTCTACTATTAGAAGAAAATGAGCAAAAAGTGTTAGAAATTGGGCAAAATGCAGCCGATTTAGCCCAAAAAATCATTAAAAATCACAAAAACGAGCAGTTTTATTATTTCAGCGGAAATCTCAGAAGACCTGAATTACCGCAAATGCTCGCCCAGAATCAAGTGGTATTTCACGAAGTTCCAGCCTACGAAACACAATTGAACTATCCAGCGTTCGAAAGCACCTTTGAAACCGTACTCTATTACAGCCCAACCGGGGTTCAGAGCTACCATAAAAACAACCAAAACACGAATTATACAGCCATCTGTATAGGCGAAACTACCCGCTCAGAAGCTGTCAAATTCACCACACACACAGCGACCGCATTGCACACCACTGTAGATGGTGTATTGGACGCTGCCATACAACACTTAGAAAAAGCATGA
- the hemE gene encoding uroporphyrinogen decarboxylase, with product MIKNDLFLRALKGETVDRPPVWMMRQAGRYLPEFMEIKEKYDFFTRCRTPELASEITVQPIRRYGMDAAILFSDILVIPQAMDIEVEMKPNFGPYLPNPVRTAADVERVIVPDAKESLNYVMEAIKATKEKLNDEVPLIGFAGSPWTILCYSVQGQGSKTFDKAKEFCFTQPEAAHQLLQKITDTTIDYLKAKVEAGVNAVQIFDSWGGMLSPEDYQEFSLQYINQIVAALKPLAPVIVFGKGCWFALGDMAKSGASALGVDWTCSPRNARYLSGGNITLQGNFDPSRLLSPPSVIKESVHKMIREFGKDRYIVNLGHGILPNIPTENAGAFIEAVKSYKE from the coding sequence ATGATAAAGAACGATTTGTTTTTACGCGCCTTAAAAGGCGAAACAGTAGACCGTCCTCCAGTATGGATGATGCGTCAGGCCGGAAGATACTTGCCAGAGTTCATGGAGATCAAAGAGAAGTACGATTTCTTTACGCGTTGTCGCACCCCAGAACTCGCTAGTGAGATTACCGTGCAACCTATTCGCCGCTATGGAATGGACGCCGCTATTCTTTTTAGTGATATACTGGTAATTCCACAAGCCATGGATATCGAGGTAGAGATGAAGCCGAACTTTGGCCCGTATTTACCCAATCCGGTACGCACCGCAGCCGATGTGGAACGAGTAATTGTTCCAGACGCCAAAGAATCGTTGAACTATGTGATGGAGGCCATTAAAGCCACCAAAGAAAAACTCAATGACGAAGTGCCGCTAATTGGTTTTGCAGGTTCACCTTGGACTATCCTCTGTTATTCGGTACAAGGGCAAGGTTCCAAGACCTTTGACAAGGCCAAGGAATTCTGTTTTACCCAGCCAGAAGCAGCGCATCAGTTGTTGCAAAAAATCACAGATACTACCATCGATTATTTAAAGGCAAAGGTAGAGGCTGGAGTGAACGCTGTTCAGATCTTTGATTCCTGGGGAGGCATGCTATCGCCAGAAGATTATCAAGAATTCTCCCTGCAATACATCAACCAAATTGTAGCTGCTTTGAAACCTTTGGCTCCGGTTATCGTCTTTGGTAAAGGATGCTGGTTTGCCTTAGGTGATATGGCCAAATCTGGGGCTTCGGCCTTGGGTGTAGATTGGACCTGTTCACCGCGTAATGCACGTTATCTCTCCGGAGGGAATATAACCTTGCAAGGAAACTTTGACCCGAGCAGGTTGTTATCTCCACCGAGTGTGATCAAAGAAAGCGTCCATAAGATGATCCGTGAATTTGGAAAAGACCGTTATATAGTCAATTTAGGTCATGGTATTCTACCCAACATCCCAACGGAAAATGCAGGAGCCTTTATAGAGGCTGTAAAAAGTTACAAGGAATAG
- a CDS encoding EI24 domain-containing protein produces MIGAVFSSIKAYADAIPLMNRLGLWRYFIVPIIISVLAAVGIGLAAYGLSDNLGALISKAWIFDWGKETFAVVAEILGAVMIITFGLIVYKAVVMALSAPFMSPVSEKIEADLRPGEHFYRNTDFNDQLWRGIRINARNLGMELLWTVPIFFLGLIPVIGLIAPILLFCMQAYYAGFGNMDYTLERHFGYSDSIRFVKRNRGSAIGNGLVFMTVLIIPIVGLILVLPLSVTAASLRTVQLMDKEQPKLIDYAN; encoded by the coding sequence ATGATTGGAGCAGTTTTTTCAAGTATCAAAGCTTATGCGGATGCAATTCCGCTGATGAACCGCTTAGGACTGTGGCGATATTTTATCGTACCTATTATTATCAGTGTACTCGCTGCAGTTGGTATTGGCCTAGCGGCTTACGGACTCAGTGACAACCTGGGTGCTTTGATAAGCAAGGCTTGGATCTTTGATTGGGGGAAAGAGACCTTTGCGGTTGTTGCAGAGATCTTAGGAGCTGTCATGATAATCACCTTTGGACTTATCGTGTACAAGGCTGTGGTTATGGCTTTGAGTGCACCTTTTATGAGCCCCGTATCTGAAAAGATAGAGGCCGACCTACGTCCGGGGGAACACTTTTACAGAAACACTGACTTTAACGATCAATTGTGGCGAGGTATTCGTATCAACGCGCGCAATTTAGGAATGGAATTACTTTGGACTGTCCCAATTTTCTTTTTAGGACTGATCCCTGTCATAGGTTTGATAGCTCCGATTTTGCTCTTTTGCATGCAAGCTTATTACGCTGGTTTCGGGAACATGGATTACACCTTAGAAAGACACTTCGGATATAGTGATAGCATACGATTTGTAAAACGCAATCGCGGTTCGGCCATTGGCAACGGACTGGTCTTTATGACCGTACTTATCATTCCCATAGTAGGACTTATTTTGGTGCTCCCTCTTTCGGTAACAGCGGCAAGCTTGAGAACTGTACAATTAATGGACAAAGAACAACCTAAGTTAATCGATTATGCGAACTAA
- the hemF gene encoding oxygen-dependent coproporphyrinogen oxidase — translation MRTKFHEYIQTLQDQITAALEAVDGQAKFKEDHWERPGGGGGRTRVIENGAVFEKGGVNISAVHGELPAAMQDYFKVKEADFFACGLSLVIHPKNPMVPTVHANWRYFELYDKQGNVVTQWFGGGQDLTPYYLFEQDAIHFHEVCKTACDKHHPEFYTKYKAKCDDYFWNAHRNEARGVGGLFFDYCKPTADFGLEQWYDFVTEVGNSFVEAYVPIVERRKNLDYTQAQRDWQEVRRGRYVEFNLIHDKGTLFGLKTNGRIESILMSLPPHVQWHYNHQPQPGSPEAALVDVLQNPKDWAAMIPANSQ, via the coding sequence ATGCGAACTAAATTTCACGAGTACATCCAAACCCTACAAGATCAGATCACAGCCGCTTTAGAAGCGGTAGATGGGCAAGCCAAGTTTAAAGAAGACCACTGGGAACGCCCTGGAGGTGGCGGAGGTCGTACACGAGTTATCGAAAATGGAGCCGTGTTTGAAAAAGGCGGTGTAAACATCTCTGCCGTTCACGGTGAATTGCCCGCAGCCATGCAAGACTACTTTAAAGTTAAAGAGGCCGACTTTTTTGCCTGCGGACTCTCTCTGGTGATCCACCCTAAAAACCCTATGGTACCTACAGTGCATGCCAACTGGCGTTATTTTGAACTCTATGACAAGCAAGGCAATGTTGTGACCCAATGGTTTGGAGGCGGACAAGACCTAACTCCGTATTATTTATTTGAGCAAGATGCCATTCACTTTCACGAGGTATGTAAAACAGCTTGCGACAAACACCACCCTGAATTTTACACCAAATACAAGGCCAAATGTGACGACTATTTCTGGAACGCTCACCGCAATGAAGCCCGTGGTGTTGGCGGACTTTTCTTTGATTATTGTAAGCCTACGGCCGACTTTGGTCTGGAGCAGTGGTATGACTTTGTGACCGAAGTGGGCAACAGCTTTGTCGAGGCCTATGTGCCCATAGTGGAACGCAGAAAGAACCTCGATTACACCCAAGCCCAGCGCGATTGGCAAGAAGTGCGTCGTGGGCGTTATGTGGAATTCAACCTGATTCACGACAAAGGGACCCTATTTGGCCTAAAAACCAACGGTCGTATTGAAAGTATTTTAATGAGCTTACCGCCACACGTACAGTGGCATTATAACCATCAGCCACAGCCAGGTAGCCCAGAAGCTGCCTTGGTTGACGTATTGCAAAACCCTAAAGATTGGGCGGCGATGATACCGGCAAATTCTCAATAG
- the hemB gene encoding porphobilinogen synthase gives MYPIIRNRRLRASAAMRNLVRETILTPHDFLVPLFVTEGKGVREEIPSMPGYYRLSLDQLAGEVNELWNMNLQAVLLFVKVPDNLKDNEGTEALNPDGLMQRAIKEVKNAQPGMLVMTDVALDPFSSYGHDGIVADGKILNDETNEVLAAMSVSHAAAGADVVAPSDMMDGRILSIREALEDEGFIDTAIMSYSAKYASSFYGPFRDALDSAPGFGDKKTYQMDPANRFEAIKETQMDIDEGADIVMVKPGLAYLDIVREIRNEIDVPVAVYQVSGEYAMLKAAAAQGWLDHDAVMLEQLTSIKRAGANIIASYFAKEAVRLLS, from the coding sequence ATGTATCCCATTATAAGAAACAGAAGACTACGTGCATCCGCAGCCATGAGAAATCTGGTTCGCGAAACGATTTTAACCCCACACGACTTTTTGGTACCCTTATTTGTGACAGAGGGTAAGGGTGTGCGGGAGGAGATACCTTCCATGCCTGGTTATTACCGTTTGAGTTTGGATCAATTGGCCGGCGAGGTCAACGAGCTCTGGAACATGAACTTACAGGCGGTCTTGCTTTTCGTAAAAGTACCGGACAACCTTAAAGACAATGAAGGAACAGAAGCTTTGAATCCGGATGGATTGATGCAACGCGCCATTAAGGAGGTGAAAAATGCACAACCTGGCATGTTAGTTATGACCGATGTTGCTCTGGACCCTTTTTCTAGCTACGGACACGATGGTATAGTTGCCGATGGGAAGATCTTAAACGACGAAACCAACGAAGTACTGGCAGCCATGAGTGTTTCTCATGCCGCTGCCGGTGCCGATGTTGTTGCACCAAGTGACATGATGGACGGGCGTATACTCAGCATTCGTGAAGCTTTAGAAGACGAAGGTTTTATCGACACGGCTATTATGAGCTATAGCGCCAAATACGCCTCTTCCTTTTACGGTCCTTTTAGAGACGCCTTGGATTCTGCTCCTGGATTTGGTGACAAAAAGACCTATCAAATGGATCCAGCCAATAGATTTGAAGCCATTAAGGAAACCCAAATGGACATAGACGAAGGAGCTGATATTGTCATGGTCAAGCCTGGATTGGCTTATTTGGATATTGTGCGTGAGATTCGCAACGAAATAGATGTTCCCGTGGCTGTATATCAAGTCAGCGGTGAATATGCCATGTTAAAAGCAGCGGCAGCCCAAGGTTGGTTAGACCACGATGCTGTGATGCTAGAGCAACTTACCAGTATAAAACGAGCGGGTGCGAACATCATAGCCAGTTATTTTGCCAAGGAAGCAGTGCGATTACTTTCGTAA
- a CDS encoding DinB family protein, translating to MKYLLIALVLIGTNFAMAQQTTPKTAFLEKWENAKNYTLELAEAMPEDAFGFKPSERQMSFKEQLIHIKANMDWLSTTYFKGTEPKAVTDTKANIIKSLEASFDGVAAAVAATDPETFAETVDFFAGPKSKLQILNLLQDHLTHHRGQLIVYLNLKQVAPPRYVGW from the coding sequence ATGAAATATCTCTTGATCGCTCTAGTTTTGATTGGAACAAACTTCGCTATGGCGCAACAAACTACACCGAAAACCGCTTTTCTTGAAAAGTGGGAAAACGCAAAGAATTACACTTTAGAACTTGCAGAAGCCATGCCAGAAGATGCTTTTGGCTTTAAACCTTCTGAAAGACAAATGAGTTTTAAAGAGCAATTGATCCATATAAAAGCGAATATGGATTGGCTCAGTACAACTTATTTTAAGGGCACAGAGCCCAAGGCAGTTACCGATACCAAAGCCAACATCATTAAATCTCTGGAAGCCTCTTTTGACGGAGTTGCTGCGGCTGTTGCTGCAACAGACCCAGAGACTTTTGCCGAAACGGTGGATTTCTTTGCAGGCCCAAAAAGCAAATTGCAGATCTTGAATTTGCTGCAAGACCACTTGACACATCATCGTGGACAACTGATCGTTTATCTAAACCTCAAACAAGTAGCGCCTCCACGCTATGTGGGTTGGTAA